One region of Chryseobacterium sp. C-71 genomic DNA includes:
- a CDS encoding sugar MFS transporter, whose protein sequence is MSVKQPNISLPLKLTFLVFSMVLNCMGIVILQLSEQNITYDKLGFLESFKDIPIAIFSLFAVNFISRFGTKKSLIFALMLVGTCSLFLPFVEVFWFFKLWFAIIGTCFAIGKICVYGIIRNNMTEEKSLAKTMNSVEASFMIGIFVVNTGFGWLISSQFGEYWKFGFMSISLISFFTVFLFVRTKVAEPESKNTKVLPDLSGFGKLPFILFFAVSFFIIFIEQSFSSWLPAFYKDHLKVNSFFALQASSFLALFSFTGRAITSKIIHKFSLSRYFMMCLFMIIFLLVVISVIQFNFTENPKVLLFLFPVIGLFLSPLYPVINSKMIAKIDKDKINTFTSLIVIVSSVSSSLNSMTISLLFKNQILTYYSLYILGAVIMVSVLAYSYFKISMNKI, encoded by the coding sequence ATGAGTGTTAAGCAACCCAATATTTCTCTTCCGCTAAAGCTTACCTTCCTTGTTTTTTCAATGGTTTTGAATTGTATGGGCATTGTGATACTGCAGCTTTCAGAGCAAAATATCACTTATGATAAATTGGGATTTTTAGAATCTTTTAAAGATATACCGATTGCCATTTTTTCACTTTTCGCAGTTAATTTTATCAGCAGATTCGGGACGAAAAAATCATTGATTTTTGCATTAATGTTAGTCGGCACTTGCTCATTATTTTTGCCATTTGTTGAAGTATTTTGGTTTTTCAAGCTGTGGTTTGCAATTATCGGAACTTGTTTTGCGATTGGGAAAATCTGTGTTTACGGAATTATCCGTAATAATATGACCGAGGAAAAATCTTTAGCAAAAACCATGAATAGTGTAGAAGCATCTTTTATGATTGGTATTTTTGTTGTGAATACAGGCTTTGGATGGTTAATTTCAAGTCAGTTTGGAGAATATTGGAAGTTTGGATTCATGTCTATTTCTCTCATTTCTTTTTTTACGGTTTTCCTTTTTGTAAGAACTAAAGTTGCTGAACCGGAAAGTAAAAACACCAAAGTTCTTCCCGATTTATCTGGATTCGGAAAATTGCCATTTATTCTTTTTTTTGCCGTTAGTTTTTTCATTATTTTTATTGAACAAAGCTTTAGTTCCTGGCTTCCAGCTTTTTATAAAGATCATTTGAAAGTCAATTCTTTTTTTGCATTGCAGGCATCCTCTTTCTTAGCACTTTTCTCCTTCACAGGCAGAGCAATCACATCAAAGATTATTCATAAATTTTCATTATCCAGATATTTCATGATGTGTTTATTCATGATCATATTTTTGCTGGTGGTCATCTCGGTAATTCAATTTAATTTTACAGAAAATCCCAAAGTTCTATTATTTCTATTTCCAGTCATCGGATTGTTTCTCTCACCTCTCTATCCGGTGATTAACTCAAAGATGATCGCTAAAATTGACAAAGATAAAATCAATACTTTTACTTCTTTAATTGTAATTGTGTCGTCAGTAAGCAGTTCTTTAAACTCAATGACAATTTCATTATTATTTAAAAATCAAATACTTACCTATTACTCTCTCTACATTTTGGGAGCAGTAATTATGGTTTCCGTATTAGCTTATTCTTATTTTAAAATTAGTATGAATAAAATTTAA
- a CDS encoding NrtR DNA-binding winged helix domain-containing protein → MKTDHNRNIETLKELVESKDFIPNLSVDCTIFGFHDNILKVLLLKYHDLDLWSLPGGFVFIDEDLREAADRVLYERTHLKGLFLEQFHTFGRLNRTQNNVHRTLIQNKGLDVPKDHWILQRFITVGYCSLIDFSLANTFPDAFNETCAWFEVSKLPAMAFDHDRVIAEGLEYLRKNIDTQIAASNLLPEKFTMKDLQSLYETILGEKFRRNNFQRKILSMNSLERMEKLFDGSANKAPYLYKFIKD, encoded by the coding sequence ATGAAAACTGACCATAACAGAAACATTGAAACCCTTAAGGAACTTGTCGAGAGCAAAGACTTTATACCCAATCTATCCGTAGACTGTACGATTTTTGGTTTTCATGACAATATTCTGAAAGTTCTTTTGCTTAAATACCATGATCTCGATTTGTGGTCGCTTCCCGGCGGTTTTGTATTTATAGATGAAGATCTGAGAGAAGCTGCGGATCGCGTTTTGTACGAAAGAACACATCTTAAAGGTCTATTTTTAGAACAGTTTCATACATTTGGCAGGCTAAATCGTACACAAAACAATGTGCACAGAACATTAATTCAAAATAAAGGTCTTGACGTCCCAAAAGATCACTGGATTCTGCAAAGATTTATCACTGTAGGATATTGCAGTCTGATTGATTTTTCTTTAGCAAATACCTTTCCTGACGCTTTCAACGAAACATGTGCATGGTTTGAAGTCAGCAAACTTCCGGCGATGGCTTTCGATCATGATAGAGTTATCGCTGAAGGCTTGGAATATTTACGTAAAAACATTGATACTCAGATCGCTGCAAGTAATCTTTTACCGGAGAAGTTTACTATGAAAGATTTACAGTCGCTTTATGAAACTATTTTAGGCGAAAAATTCAGACGAAACAACTTCCAGCGTAAAATACTAAGCATGAATTCATTAGAAAGAATGGAAAAACTTTTCGACGGTTCTGCTAATAAGGCTCCTTATCTCTACAAATTCATCAAAGATTAG
- a CDS encoding GLPGLI family protein, which translates to MNKIYILSLLLLPFLSISAQSFKIEYEAHFKSDNTYEGAGSEEFKKQIKEIGSQPQKHILNYSEGNSVYQSYPPQMIYDNNGNNKLNVTGMYRNSYKINPIKLFKFKEEAGAYSLKNVQNVESYQYMIPIFNKIQKLEGSDIILDYQCKIIEVELINKKKAKVWYTEQIPARTGPLNYFDFPGVVLKVETEFMSVQAKNIEKNLANIDLEKMDKNLKVYEAEKL; encoded by the coding sequence ATGAATAAAATTTACATTCTATCCCTCCTGCTTCTGCCGTTTTTAAGTATTTCTGCACAATCTTTCAAAATAGAATACGAAGCTCATTTTAAGTCAGACAACACTTATGAAGGTGCGGGAAGTGAAGAATTTAAAAAGCAGATAAAAGAAATTGGAAGCCAACCTCAAAAACATATTCTTAACTATTCTGAAGGGAATTCAGTATATCAGTCTTATCCACCACAAATGATTTACGATAATAATGGAAATAACAAATTAAATGTAACAGGAATGTATCGGAACAGTTACAAAATTAATCCGATTAAATTATTTAAATTTAAAGAAGAAGCAGGAGCCTATTCCTTAAAAAATGTACAAAATGTGGAATCATATCAGTATATGATACCGATTTTTAATAAGATCCAAAAACTCGAAGGCAGTGACATTATTTTAGATTATCAATGTAAAATTATTGAAGTTGAATTGATTAATAAGAAGAAAGCAAAGGTCTGGTATACAGAACAGATTCCTGCGAGAACAGGACCTCTGAATTATTTTGATTTCCCTGGAGTTGTCCTTAAAGTAGAGACTGAATTCATGTCTGTTCAGGCAAAAAACATAGAGAAAAACTTAGCAAATATTGACCTAGAGAAGATGGATAAGAATCTAAAGGTTTACGAAGCTGAGAAACTATAA
- a CDS encoding acyl-CoA dehydrogenase family protein, producing MSYYPLTSIPDYYGIDALLTEEHKLIRQSVRDWVESFVMPNIDHAAQNHTDLPNLMQELGKIGALGPYIPEEYGGSGLDQISYGLIMQELERGDSAVRSAASVQSSLVMFPINEFGSEEQKRKYLPKLASGEMIGSFGLTEPNHGSDPSSMESQFKDMGDHYLLNGAKMWITNSPLCDIAVIWAKNEEGKVQGLIVERGMEGFTTPETHNKWSLRASKTGELVFNNVKVPKENLLPGVTGLKGPLSCLNSARYGISWGVIGAAIDCYCTAVQYSKERKQFGKPVGAFQLQQKKLAEFLTEITKAQLLCLQLGTLKNDHKATPAQISMAKRNNVKMAIDIARESRQILGGMGIMGEFPMMRHAANLESVITYEGTHDVHLLITGLDITGFNAF from the coding sequence ATGTCATATTATCCTCTTACAAGCATTCCCGATTACTACGGAATTGATGCTTTACTTACCGAAGAACACAAGCTTATCCGCCAGTCTGTGAGAGATTGGGTTGAAAGTTTTGTAATGCCGAATATCGATCACGCTGCTCAAAATCACACCGATTTACCAAATCTGATGCAAGAATTGGGGAAAATCGGAGCTTTAGGCCCTTACATTCCTGAGGAATACGGCGGTTCTGGTCTTGATCAGATTTCTTACGGTTTGATTATGCAGGAATTGGAAAGAGGAGATTCTGCCGTACGTTCTGCAGCGTCTGTACAGAGCTCTTTGGTGATGTTCCCTATCAACGAGTTTGGTTCTGAGGAACAGAAGAGAAAATACTTACCCAAATTAGCTTCCGGTGAAATGATCGGTTCTTTCGGTCTGACTGAGCCAAATCACGGTTCAGATCCTAGTTCTATGGAATCTCAGTTTAAAGATATGGGTGATCATTATCTTTTGAATGGTGCTAAAATGTGGATCACCAACTCACCTCTTTGCGATATTGCAGTGATTTGGGCTAAAAACGAAGAAGGAAAAGTACAGGGATTAATCGTTGAAAGAGGAATGGAAGGCTTTACAACTCCTGAAACGCACAACAAATGGAGCTTGAGAGCTTCTAAAACGGGAGAATTGGTGTTCAATAATGTAAAAGTTCCTAAAGAAAATCTACTTCCTGGAGTTACCGGATTGAAAGGACCTTTATCTTGTTTAAATTCTGCACGATACGGAATTTCGTGGGGCGTAATTGGTGCTGCGATTGACTGTTATTGTACTGCTGTTCAATATTCTAAAGAAAGAAAACAATTCGGAAAACCAGTGGGTGCGTTCCAGTTGCAGCAGAAAAAATTAGCTGAATTTTTAACTGAAATTACTAAGGCTCAATTACTTTGCTTACAATTAGGAACATTGAAAAATGACCATAAAGCGACACCAGCTCAAATCTCCATGGCGAAAAGAAACAACGTAAAGATGGCGATAGACATTGCAAGAGAATCTCGTCAGATTCTTGGCGGCATGGGAATCATGGGTGAGTTCCCGATGATGAGACACGCTGCCAATCTAGAATCGGTGATTACTTATGAAGGAACGCATGATGTTCACTTATTGATTACAGGCTTAGATATTACAGGCTTTAATGCTTTTTAA